In the genome of Microcoleus vaginatus PCC 9802, the window CTGGTTGAGCCAGTACCTATATTCTCAGGCAGTTTCTTGCTGTACTCACGCGCCCTCCCCATATAATGTTTATTTGTAACCACTTACTTTTATGCCAAAGGCATAATTTTAGGCCCACTTAATAGTTAATAATAGGTATTTAGATAGATGTCTTAGTCACAATTTTAGTTTATTATTATAAATAAAACAATACCACAACTCAGTTATTTTTTTTATAAAAACTAGCTAGGAGTGGCGACCAAATGTTTTTGAAATATCTCTATTAGCGAGCAAAACACTAACATGATTTTTCCCAACCCTAGTCCGTTTCCAGGGCCGCAGATTCCCAGTACCGAACCGGGGCTGCCGACTATACCCGCATCGCCACCGGTGCCTGGCCCGGTACCCGAACCGATTCCCGGGATAGTACCCGAACCGGTACCTGCGCCAATTCCGCAGCCAATTCCCGAACCGGTGCCGGAAACTGTACCCTCTCCGATTCCTCAGACAGTGCCGGAGCCTATTCCTCAGACAATCCCTGAACCTGTTTAAATTATGTTTTAGTCGATCGCGAAATTTAAGATGGTTTGTGAGGTCGATCCCAAAAACCGGTTTCTCCCAAGTCCCCAATCATTTTGTTGAATATCAGACTTGAAAAAACTCGGTTTTTGCCTAAATTATCGATTAATTGAAGTTGAGCGCAGTCTCTTTACAAAGGTCAACAGAAGGCAAGTCAGTGGATTTGCCGTCCGAGTATTCGGCCCTGACATCAAAAACACAGCCCGCATCCGAGCCGCCGTAGTCAGCTTGATTCCACTCAAAATCTGCCTTTTCCCGATCGGCAATGGGGACCTCTAGCTCGTTTTCTCCCCAAGTATCCTTATCGGGAGGAGACATATAGAACCCATTTGAGATCTTTCTAACTTACAGCTAGTCGTATGAGCATCAAGCGGACAAAACAAAGCTGGAGCTTGGCATTTGCCCGTTCAAGTGTCCGGTCAAAGTTTTTGACTAAGCTTTTGCATCGCTCTACCCAAGCATTAGATCTCTCAATCACCCACCTAGCCTTAACTGGCACAAATCCTGATTTGCTTTTGGCTTCCTTTTCTGCTTTCGACGGTTTAGGTGAGAGTTGAAATTGGATCTTGGTCATGATTTCAGGGTAAATCAATTCCAATGCTTGGGTCAGCTTGTCAGGATGATAACCATTATCTAGCAAGATGGTAATTTTTGGAAGTTCCAGCGGTTTAGATTTGAAGTAATCAATATTTTGGGAGAGCATCTCAATCAATCCCTGGTCATCAGATACATTGGCAGGAGTGCAGTGAGTGAAGAAAGGAAAGCCTAATATATCTACCGCTAGATGTCTTTTAATCCCATTTGTCGCTTTGTAAAAACAAAAACCTTTAGATTCAAAACTAGCATTACAAGTGTTCTTCACTGCTTGCGAATCGATCATGATCAAGGTCGTCCACTGTGGTTTTTTTTGACTTGTTCGCGCATTCTTCCGTGTAACTCCGTCATGATATTTTTCCAGATGCCATCTTCACACCACTGCTTATAATGCCAGAATACTGTAGAATAGGGTGGCAGGTTTCTAGGTAAATCCCCCCAATTGCAACCATTTTTGAGTTGATAAAATATCCCGTTCAGAATTTGTCGCTTTGTCCACACTGGTGGTCTGGTTTTCTTTTTTTGTGGTAACAACGGCTCGATAATTTCCCACTCTCGATCTGTCACATCGCTTGAATACCCCATTTTAGCCCTGACTTAGTTTCATTCCATTACTTCTGGCTATCATACTCGATCACCCTAAAGATCTCAAATGGGTTCTATAGACGGCTGTCATCGTCTTGCCACTGTTGTTAACCACCGAAATTTTGACAATCTGAGCGAAAACGCTAGCTGCTGTCAGCGCTAACAGGGGCAGCGACAGCCCCACAGCGATCGTTACTTTGGTTAACCACTTGTTAATCATTTAGCCATCTACCTCAAGTTCGATATTTATTCAAGCTTAGCTTTAGAAGTTAGAAGGGACAAGTCAGATACAGCATATTCCAGGTCGATCCAGTAGGGACACCGAACCGTGCCCAATGCGTGTCCACTTAAGCTGTCATCCGCCCACCCAGTCCTCCCGCCCACCCGGTAGTCCGCGAGGGAATAAATTCCCTGTCTAATAGCGAAAGTGCTGTTGCATAGGACGAATGAGTTTAAAAATTTTTCTTTTCAGTCCTCATAGCGAGGACTTTCGGTTTAAGGCAGGGGTTTAAACCCTGCTTTCCCTGCGGGTTTGACGTTAAGTTGACACGCTTTGGGCGAAAGCCTTTGTCCCTACAGGGATTAATCTGTATATTGCTGATACTTATGATATTTTGAAACAGTGATATGTTTCTAAATAGCTATGCTTACTGCCGGAATTGTCGGACTGCCTAATGTTGGCAAATCTACTTTGTTTAATGCTCTGGTTGCTAATGCCAAGGCGACTGCTGCTAATTTTCCTTTCTGTACGATCGAGCCAAATACGGGTATCGTGGCAGTGCCAGACGAACGGTTGAAGGTGCTGAGCAATATTTCCAATTCGGTGCAAACTGTGCCGACGCGGATGGAGTTTGTGGATATTGCGGGTTTGGTGAAGGGGGCGAGTCAGGGTGAAGGACTGGGAAATCAATTTTTGTCTCACATCCGGGCCGTAGATGCGATCGTCCACGTTGTCCGCTGTTTTGAGAATGATGATATCATTCACGTTGCGGGTTCTGTCGATCCGATCCGAGATATTGACATTATCAATCTCGAATTAATTCTAGCAGATTTAGCTCAAATTGAACGCAGGCTCGATCGCACTCGCAAGCTCGCCCGCAACAACAAGGAAGCTCAGGCCGAAGTGGATGTGCTCGAAAAATTAGTCGTGGTTTTGAATGCGGGGAAACCAGCGCGGCAGTACAGTTTCACAGATGAAGAAGCTGAATTAGTTAAAGGTTTGGAATTACTGACCAACAAACCAATTATCTATGCTGCTAACGTATCTGATGACGATTTAGCCACAGGAAATAGCTATGTGGAACAAGTGCGGGAAGTAGCAGCTAAAGAAAATGCTAAGGTTGTCATAGTTTCGGCGCAAGTTGAGTCAGAATTGGTGGAGTTATCCGAGGAAGAACGAACGGATTTCCTAGAATCTCTGGGGGTAAAAGAAGGGGGCTTGAAATCTCTGATTCGAGCTACTTACGAATTATTGGGCTTGCGGACTTATTTTACTAGCGGGCCAAAGGAAACTCGCGCTTGGACAATTATCGCGGGAATGTTAGCACCGCAAGCTGCGGGGGTTATTCACTCGGATTTTGAACGGGGTTTCATCCGGGCCGAAACAGTAGCCTATGAAGATTTGGTTGCTACGGGCGCGATGAATGCGGCTAAGGAAAAAGGCTTAGTTCGCAGTGAAGGAAAAGAGTATGTTGTACAAGAGGGGGATGTGCTGTTGTTCCGATTTAATGTTTAGCTTTTTTAAGGAGATTGGCACATGGATATCATTTCGCTGGTAATTGCTTGGCTGGTTACTTCTGTGAGCTTTTTTATCATTTCCAAGTTGCCCATCGGGGTAGATATTGACACTTTTGGAAAAGCGATGATTTCGGCGGCGGTTTTTGGATTGCTGAATGCTTTGGTGCGGCCGCTTTTTGTGGTTTTGGGTTTTCCATTTGTGTTGGTAACTTTTGGCTTGTTTATGATTGTGATCAATGCTGCTATCTTTGGATTGGCGGCTTGGCTAGTGGATGGATTCCGCTTGCGGTGGGGAATTTGGAGTGCTTTGCTGGGGGCTATCGCCCTCGGTTTTATTAACTCTCTTCTCTATCAGGTGTTGAGTACGCTGCCTAGTGTAAGGTAGAGAAAGGTAACGCGCTGGGCGGAAGGAAGGGGCGGGTTTATTCATCCTGTTAGGTATCGCAAATATTTCAGGTGAAACCCGCCCCTACGGCAAATATTTTAGGTTTAATTCCCCCATATCAGGTATTTGTTTTTTGGTATTGGTTGAGTTATTAGCCTTCGCAGTAGTCGATAAATTGCTCTGGAACTAGGCGCAATTCCCCCGATCGAAAGCGCTCGATCGGCATCCAAAGTGCGGTAAATACCGACTCTCCGTCTGCAAAGGCTAGACTCTCCAATTGATAAAATTTGGGATCGACAAATTCGCACTGATAGAGTTGTATTAGTTCGTGTCCGGCTTGGTCATTAAAAATAAAAAAATTTTCCCAACAAGCCAAATATTTGATATTTGTTAACTCGGCTTGAATTTCTTCTTGAAACTCTCTTTGCAAAGCGTCGATGCTGTGTTCTCCGAATTCTATGCCACCGCCCAGAGCTCGGTAAAATGTGTCTTGTTTGACCGGATCTTCGCATTCTGACACGAAGATGCGATCGCCCGATCGAATTAGTCCTAAAACAATTACGCGAATTGTACCTTTTTGCATAAATTAGTTATCAGTCATCAGTCATGACGCATCAACACCAAAACAAAAGAAACCGGGTTCCGACTTCGCGCAACCAGGAGGTTTTTTGCCGTTGATGCGGGCTGTAACGAAGTATGATGCAAAAAACCCGGTTCATTACTACCCGTGCGTAAGTTCTATATTACTCAGCAATCATCACTCATTATCGGTGTATCCGTGTCATCCGTGTGGGGCCAACGTTTAATTATCATCGGTGGCAAAACCCTCTCTCCTGCTTCTATTTTCAATGGGCCAGTCTGTATTTTCCCCGCCAATAATGAGTTTTTCAATGGTTACGAATTCTTTGCTTAGTTGCTGGAAAACATTAATCAAAACATCGAGGCCAATTGCATCGCTAGTGCCCAAATCAAACCAGCAGCGAGCCCAAGAACCTTGATACTCCATTTCTCCCATATTGTGCATCAAAGCCATCATGCTTTGGTCTGCTAGATTAACATCGTAATTCATATCACTGATGTCTAATCCTTCATCTTGAACTTGCAAATTTTCCGCATTAAATCCTCCGAGTTTTCCCAAGAAAAACCAAGAGTCAAACACTTCTTCAACATACTGTTTTTCACCGTTTGAAGGCACGTTGCTGAACTTCAGCCAAATCCAGAGGTCAAAGGGGTTAAACTCGCGAAACTCTACTTGCATCAATTTTATCAAAGAAAGGGAATGGAATTGCAGGAATGGGATTGCGGGAGAGAGGAAAAGTGGGAGATAGGGAGAGGGAGAATTTTTCTCCTAACTCCTGACTTCTGACTTCCCCTCTGACTGTTTTTAAAGTGGTGGTAAGGCTGCCGGCCCCCAGACTCCATCTGCATCTCTAATTTTATCGCGCAGGGGGTCGCAGGCGCGAGATTTGCTGTCGAGACGGTTACGGGTTCTGCACTGCTGAAAGAAGATTTCGGCTACTAAACTGCGGGGCAGTTGGTCTGGTTTTGCTAAGGCGGCGTCGAAGTTTTTTCTGGCTTCCTCAAGTAAGGTTTTGTTGCCGTCTTTCCCCTGGGATTGGGAAAACAAGATTTGTCCTTTTAGATAGAGAACTTCGGGATTGTTGGGCGTTTCTGCTAAGGATTTGTTGGCAAATTCTAAAGCGCGATCGTACTTTTTCAAGTCTCGATAGCCGACGGCCACGCCACGATAAGCTAAGTAGCGGGGAGAGGCTTTTTGTTCGAGTCTTTGAATTGCTTCGTTGGGGTTGGAAAAGGGTAGGTTTTTGGCTAGCATTAAGTCCATGTAGCCTTTGATCAGGTTGAGTTCGGGGTCATTGGGAGCTATTTTGTCGGCGGCCTCTAGGTATTGAAATACTACTCGCAATTTACTCACAGCTTGGGGCGCGCCTTTTGCTGTTCCTTCTTTGGCTATAATGTTCGCCCCTTCTAGAAAGTGGCCTGCTGCTGTGTAAATGTTGCCGCGCAATGGATTAGTTTTCGTCAAATTTTCGCCGAGTTCGCGGGTTTTTTGGGCGTAGGAATTCATCGAGTTGAAGTCTTTTTCGATGTATGATAGCGAGGCTGCCATCGCATAGACTAGCGGTTCGTTTGGTTCGGCTGATAGGGCTTGTTGAACTTGAGTTTTTGCTTGTTTGTAGTTTCCTTGCTGAAACATTGTTTTGAAAGCGGTTTCGGTATTGGGTCCGATCGCCTGCGGGTTGCTGGTGCGAAAGGGATCGCCCGCTAATGCCGAGTTAATGCAGATGCTGAGGGCGATCGCGAGTGCAGGAGCGATCGCCCGCACTGTCTGTTTAGAACTTAACATTTGCTTGCCAAGCGATGCTAAAGGGGTTTTCGTCATTGTCAATTCTCTGAGTGGAATATACTGTAAACTAGAAACAAGAGAGTTAAATTCTCAAACTCTCGGGCCGCGACCCAAAAAAGAGTGAAATTTGCTTGATTTTTTGTGGTTGTTGAGGTATATTTTAATAATGGAAGTGTGACTTGGATAATATTTTAAACAACAAATTTCCATTATATTAAAATATACCAGGAAAAAACAGAAAAATCAAACACCAATCCTGAAAAAAAAGGAAATTTTTGTAAAGATTTATGTAAAATAATTGTGTGCGATCGGCCAAAGCTAGAAACAAATCGCTGAGGCTGGATAATTAATCCGTGTATCCTTGTCAAAATTCCTGTAGTGCCTTCCTTCTCCCCAATTACCAATTGCGTTAATGCTTTATCTAAAAAACTTAGTATATCATCCTACCGCCTGTCCGAATCCTATTCTGAAAAATATTAACTTAGAACTGCCCTCGCAGCAAATGGGGCTGATTGTGGGCCGCAGCGGTTCAGGCAAAAGTACGCTATTAGAAATATTAGCAGGCTTAGCAGAAAAAACTAGCGGCGACATCCGCTGGCGCGAACAGGAATTAACACCGGAACACTTGCAACAGTTAGGAGGTTTAGTGTTCCAGTTTCCAGAAAGGCATTTTTGCGGAGGCACAATTTTAGAAGAATTGCGGTTGGGACATCCTGAATTGGGACAAGAACAAATTAACTCAGCAATGGCAGAAGTGGGACTCGGACATTTGCCGCTGCGCGCTTCCCCCCACGCTTTGAGCGGCGGACAACAGCGCAGGGTTGCCCTGGCGGTGCAGTTAATTCGGCAGCCGCATTTGCTACTTTTGGACGAACCGACGGCGGGTTTGGATTGGTCGATGCGACGGCAGTTGGTAAGCTTGTTGAGTAAGTTGAAAAGTCACTGGACTTTGTTGATTGTTACTCACGATGCTAGCGATTTGTTGAGTGTAGCCGATAAATTTTGGACTTTAGACCACGGGGATTTGCTGGAGGTCGATCGGGCTAAATTAGAAGCTAAGGAAACGAGTTGCGTTTGATTATTCTGGCGTTTCCAATGGTTTGCCGGCGAATAGAATTCGCGTCTATACAAACGAAGTCCGCCTACGCGGAGAGCAAGAAAAAAGTGAGAATCGAACTAGATGATAAATGAGATTAAAATGTCTGCGTTGCCCCAGATGAACGAGTTGTGGCAAAAAACGCTGAATTGGCAGCCGGATGAGTCCCAGCAACAACTATTTCAGCGACTTTATGAGTTAATTGTCGAGGGAAATCGCTCCTTGAATTTAACTCGAATTACTGAGCCGATGGAGTTTTGGGAAAAACATTTGTGGGATTCTCTGCGGGGAATTGCAAGACTGCTGCTAGCTAATCACAATTCGGCGGAAAATCCAGAATTGGCCGCCGAGTCGGTGCAGAAAGTTATTGATATTGGGACAGGAGGGGGTTTTCCGGGTCTGCCGATCGCGATCGCCCTGCCGCAACTATCAGTTACTTTGCTCGATTCTACTCGCAAGAAAATTGATTTCTTGGAAACAGTTTTGCCGTCTTTAGGCATAGAAAATGCGGCGACTTTGTTGGGCAGAGCCGATGAAATTGCCCGAGCGCCACAGCACAAACAAGCTTACGATTTAGCAGTTCTCCGCGCAGTGGGAGCCGCTCCTCTCTGCGCTAAATGCGCGCTGCCTCTGCTGAAAAATGGCGGTTTGGCTGTACTTTACCGTGGAAATTGGACGGTGGAGGAAGAAACGGAGTTGCAAAGGGCGATCGAGCATTTGGGCGGTAAAATTGAGTCAGTCGAAGCATTCACAACGCCGACGAGTCAGGGGGCGCGGCACTGCGTTTACTTGCGGAAAGTTGTACAGCAGTTCGATCGTCCCGTGCGCTAGCTATAGCCGTTTTCCCATACTAACTATGCTTGCCAATAAGATTGCACTTGTCACAGGTAGCTCGAAAGGAATTGGTGCTGGCATCGCCCTTGAATTAGCCAAATCTGGTGCCGATGTTTGTGTCAACTATTGCGATTCTCCAACCTCTGCACTCGAAGTAGTCAACCAGATTCACTCTGTCGGGCGTCGCGCTATCGCGATTCAAGCAGATGTCTCACAGCGTGACCAAGTGGAAAGGATGGTGGATACGTGCGAACAAGAACTGGGTCACATCGATATTCTAGTGACAAATGCGATCGCTAGCGTCCGAAACACTTTGCTAGAAACTAAATTTGAGGATTTACAGCGGACACTAGAAATAGGGGTGTACGGTGTGTTTCACATCTGTCAAATAGTCGCCCGCCGTATGGTGGAAAGAAAGGCACTCGGCTCGATTATTCATATCTCATCCCCACACGCTCATTTTCCGTATAAGGGTGCGATTGACTACAACACCACCAAAGCAGCCTGTCATCACCTCGTTCTTTCTATGGCGAATGAACTGATGTGGCACAAAATTCGGGTCAACATCCTAGAGCCTGGGTGGACTGACACTCCGGGCGAGCGACGCTGGTACAGCAACGAATTGCTTGAGTCGTTCAGCAACCAAATGCCTCTGGGCCGGATGGGATTCCCGGAAGACTTAGGCAAAGCAGCAGTTTTCCTGGCATCTGATGCGGCTGGCTACATCGCGGGCAGCGTGTTAAAGGTAGATGGTGGATTGTACATTGAGGGCAGCCCGAGTTTGACAGCAGAACCTCAAGATAAGTAGGTAGGCGGCATTAAACGAACCATCTAACAGTATGTAAACAGGGCTAAGTCAGCCACGCTTAAAGCTAGAGATATTTTACAATCGTTTACTCCATTGCGTTTTACAGCGCCTACCTACTTAAAACCGAGTTTGTTGTTGGGCTGTTTGCGATCGATCGCAACAACAAACTTTGTGGAACTAGGCGCTCGCCTTTTCGTAGCGCTTGTTAATTGCCGCCCAATTAACAACATTCCACCAAGCTTTTAAGTAGTCTGCGCGCAAATTTTGGTATTTGAGATAATAAGCGTGTTCCCAAACATCGTTACCCATTATTGGATAGTTGCCATCCATCAAAGGTGTGTCTTGATTTGCCGTAGTTGTAATCTCAAGTTTGCCAGCTTTATTGCGGACTAGCCAAACCCAACCGCTGCCAAAACGCTTGGTGCCGGCATCGTTAAATTTTGCTTTAAAATCGTCAACACTGCCGAAAGTTTGCTTAATTGCTGTTGCAATTGCCCCTGTGGGTTCGCCGCCGCCGTTGGGACCCATGATTTCCCAAAACATAGTGTGATTTAGGTGTCCGCCGCCATTGTTACGCACGGTTGTGCGAATATCTTCCGGCACTTTGCTCAAATCTCGCAGCATATTTTCAGCACTCATATTTTTGAGCTGCGGGTATTTGCTGACAGCATCGTTGAGGTTTTTAACGTAAGCGGCGTGGTGTTTGTCGTGGTGAAATTGCATTGTCCGCGCATCGATGTGCGGTTCTAAAGCATTGTATTCGTAAGGCAAAGGTGGCAGTGTAAAAGGCCCGGGGGTTTGGGCTATTTTTTGGCTTTCTGCAATGGGACTTGCTTGTGATACATTATTTCCTGACGCTTGGCAAGCACCTGCGGTAATAGCTCCGACGGTGGCAGTCACTAAATACAAGAAATCTCGGCGTTTAAGAGTCATAAAAAGTACCTAAGTGAATTATTAACTGTTTTATCTCAGATTAAATCAAAATGAGAGCGAGTGGAGAAAAAAAGTTGTATCGCCCGAATGGATGAGACGGATGGGCGATGGTTGTGAGAGTTTCTCAAGTATAGGCTAATTGTGTGCGCGTAACTAACTCACGTGCTCCGGTTCACTAATCCGGTTTCTGTCTCGAAACCGGGTTTTTTTTTGATTATTCTTGGGACAAGCGCTGGATGGCTTCGCCTCCAAAAAGCCGATCGGCTGCTTGAAGAATACCGGGAATTTTAGCAGCGTGGGGACTGTGGGCTAGACAGCGGCGCAAGTCTAATTCATCGAGGCGATCGGCTTTTTGGCCGGGGAACCAGTGGCCCGCATTACCTAAAAGGTTGTAGCGCATCTTGCAATAGTCGATCGTATCGTAAGCCTGCGCCAAATTCCACAGCCACAAAATCACATAAATATTAATACCTCCGGGAGTATTTTCTATAGTTGGTAAACCGACGTGCCAAGTTTTAAACCAATCTTCTCCTAATTTATTAATTGCTGCATCTTCCAACCTGGCTAATATCGGTGGCAAAATTTCATCAGCTTTATCTAACAATTCTACAGCTTTCAGATGCTCGTTAAAATCTTCAGGTTTGGCTGCGCCTAAACTTAAAGTGTGTACTTGCGGATGCGACAAACAAAACAAATCATTAAACACCATCGGACTCAGCGGATAGCACAAGTCTACCAATTTTTGCGATGGGCTGTAAAGTTGACCGCCTTTGTCGGAAGGACTGATAATAAAAACGCCCATATCGTGACGTTTAGCAGCTTCAATTGCCGGCCAATTACTTTGATTAATGTAGTACCAGTGCAAGTTAAGATAATCAAATTGATTAGTTTCAATTGTTTTGACAATCACATCCGTCGGGCCGTGGGTTGAGAAACCAATAAACCGAACTTTGCCTTCTGCTTGCAACTTTTTCGCCACATCCATGCAGCCGCCTGGACGCATAGACTCCTCTAGCAATTCCCACGTATTAATGCCGTGTAGTGACAGTAAATCGACGTATTCTAGTTGCAAATAAGCTAAGGATTTCTCAAATTCTTCGCGAAACTCTTGGGAGTTCGGTTTGGGACTAACTTTCGTTTGCACTATCAACTTTTCGCGGGGAAAATTCGGCAAAATTCGCCCCAGTTGCATCTCAGAAGTGCCGTAACCGCGAGCAGTTTCTATGTGATTGATGCCGCATTCAACCGAGTAGCGAATCGTCGCTTCTAGATTTTGTTGATTGTCTGGGGGAATTTCATTGGCTGGCACGTCTTGCCATTTGTACTGATATCTCATGCCACCGCAGGAAAAGACGGGCATGGATAATTCTGTGCGACCGAATCTGCGATATTGCATCATCATAATTAAAGGCAAAGCTATAGCATAAGGAAGAAGGAAGTTCGGCAACGGATTCTGTAACGGATGTAACGGATGTCAGGAAAAAGGAAGAAGGAAGAAGGAAGAAGGAAGAAGGAAGATGTAACAATCGCAAGGGTTTCACTGATTAAGAAATTCTTAATAGTCTTGGCGGTTGCTATAGGTAAGAAACCTTGTTTTGGGTATTTTTGCGGGTTGTAACTCCCATATTGCCGCATTCTTTGGAACAGGCAAGATGCCTGTTTTACAAATAGTTTTTGCAGCATTCTCCTGAACAGGCAAGATGCCTGTTCCACAAAGAGTTTTTGAGCACCAGTGGCCAGTTTGGACTATTTAGAAATCTCCCGTACTACTGGTTTTCCATCTTTGATTTCCCCGACTAAAACCAAATCTGTACAGTCTACAAACAAACCATTTTCTAACACACCTGGAATGTTGTTCAAGCTTTTTTCCATTTCGCCGGGGTTGGCAATGTCATCAAATTTGACATCAATTACCATATTACCTTGATCGGTAATTACTGGCCCTGCTTTTTTCACACCCATGCGGAGTTCGGGTTGGCCGCCCAATTTTTCAATGGCGCGCATCACTGGTGTTAATGCCATCGGTATAACTTCGATGGGTACGCGAAAAGTCGAACCCAATTTATCTACGATTTTGGAACTGTCAACTACTACAATAAACTGAGTTGCGAGGTAATCGACTACTTTTTCGCGGGTGTGGGCTGCGCCACCACCTTTAATTAAGTTGAGGTGGGGATCTACTTCATCAGCGCCGTCAATAGCCACATCAATTCTGTCAATTTCATCTAGTGTTGTCAGCGGTACTCCGTACTGTTTGGCTAACACTTCTGATTGAAAAGATGTCGGCACTCCCTTGATATCTTTGAGTTCACCTGATTTTATGCGATCGCCCAATGCTTGAATAGTATAAGCTGTAGTTGACCCGGTGCCGAGTCCGACAATCATACCAGATTGTACGCGATCGGCAGCAGCAAAGCCGACTTGCTGTTTCATCAATTTTACGGGATCTTGTTCTGTGGTCATTTTCGGTACTCCTCAATAGTTTTAAAATTATACCATTTAATGAAAATCGGATTTCTTGATACTTATACTTGGGATTACAACATTGAAACTCCTTACCGCGAACCTTTGGGCGGCACTCAGTCGGCTATTTGTTACTTAGCCGAGGCGTTGGCTGCACAGGGAAACGAGGTATTTTTGCTCAACAATACTTCCGAGCCGGGGATGTCGCGCGGCGTTGATTGCAGGCGGCGGGTGGGGGACAAATCTAATTTAGAATTGCTGCGAGCGCTCGATTTTTTAGTTATAGTCAATATACTCGGCAAAGCGCTGGAAGTTAAGCCGCTTTTGGGGGAACAAACTCAATTAATTTTGTGGATTCATAACGAACCGGGCTTTGTATTCCTCGAAAATTTTAAAAATGAGCGAGAAATCAATGCTTGCGATGCCTTTGTATTTGTCAGCGACTGGCAGCGCGAGCAATTTCATCGGCGCTTTGGGATTGACTCCAATCGCAGTTGTGTTTTAAGAAATGCGATCGCACCTTGTTTTGCTAACATTTTCGCCGATAATATTTCTATCCTCTCTCATAAATCTCGACCGCCCATTCTAGCTTACACCAGCACTCCATTTCGCGGACTCGATATTTTGTTAAAAGTCTTTCCCGAAATTCGTCTAGCTGTCCCGGGAACCCGATTAAAAGTATTTTCAAGCATGAAAGTACACCAAATAGACGACAATGATAACAAGCTTTTTTTCGGTCAACTTTACCGCGAGTGTCAGGAAACAGAAGGCGTCGAGTACATCGGTTCCGTACCGCAACCCGAACTCGTCCGGCAACTGCGTTCAGTCGCGGTTTTAGCTTACCCGAATACCTATTTAGAAACCTCATCTATTGCCGTGATGGAGGCAATGGCCAGCGGTTGCCGGATTGTGACGAGTGAATTGGCAGCTTTGCCGGAAACAACTGCTGGATTTGCCCGTCTAGTTTCAATGTCAGGGGTGGAAAATTTTGCATCGATAACTAATTGGAAGCGGGCGGGTAAGCCAGATTGGGAGGGATATACAAGGCGGTTTTTAGAGGCGATAGTCGGAGTTTTAAATGAGGGCACGGGTGCGGGCGAGGCAACTGCTGAAAATCATCTGAGGCAGCAGGTAGAATATATAAATCGAGGGTGTACTTGGTCTGTGCGGGCCCGAGAGTGGGTAGAATGGTTGAATATTATTAGTGTAAAAACTGTAAGAGTGGCAGAGCAAATGATAACGGAGTCGTTGGTGGATTCAGAAGCAGCTCAAGCATATTTTGTAAAGGGAAATCGGCTGAAAGATGCAGGTGATCTCGGTGGCGCTATCGAGAATTATCAGAAAGCTTTAGAGTTGAATCCAGGAGATGCGGAAGTTCATAAAAAGTTGGCGGAAGTTTATGTTTTGCAAGGAGAATTTGAAAAGGCGATCGCCTCTTGCAATCTCGCGATTAAATTCAAACCGGATTTTGCTGCAGCTTACTTGACAATGGGCAATGCCCAGCACGCTCAAGGCCAACTGGAAATGGCAATTCAAGCTTACTTGCAAGCTTTAGAAATTC includes:
- a CDS encoding SDR family oxidoreductase produces the protein MLANKIALVTGSSKGIGAGIALELAKSGADVCVNYCDSPTSALEVVNQIHSVGRRAIAIQADVSQRDQVERMVDTCEQELGHIDILVTNAIASVRNTLLETKFEDLQRTLEIGVYGVFHICQIVARRMVERKALGSIIHISSPHAHFPYKGAIDYNTTKAACHHLVLSMANELMWHKIRVNILEPGWTDTPGERRWYSNELLESFSNQMPLGRMGFPEDLGKAAVFLASDAAGYIAGSVLKVDGGLYIEGSPSLTAEPQDK
- a CDS encoding twin-arginine translocation signal domain-containing protein, which produces MTLKRRDFLYLVTATVGAITAGACQASGNNVSQASPIAESQKIAQTPGPFTLPPLPYEYNALEPHIDARTMQFHHDKHHAAYVKNLNDAVSKYPQLKNMSAENMLRDLSKVPEDIRTTVRNNGGGHLNHTMFWEIMGPNGGGEPTGAIATAIKQTFGSVDDFKAKFNDAGTKRFGSGWVWLVRNKAGKLEITTTANQDTPLMDGNYPIMGNDVWEHAYYLKYQNLRADYLKAWWNVVNWAAINKRYEKASA
- a CDS encoding aldo/keto reductase, with product MQYRRFGRTELSMPVFSCGGMRYQYKWQDVPANEIPPDNQQNLEATIRYSVECGINHIETARGYGTSEMQLGRILPNFPREKLIVQTKVSPKPNSQEFREEFEKSLAYLQLEYVDLLSLHGINTWELLEESMRPGGCMDVAKKLQAEGKVRFIGFSTHGPTDVIVKTIETNQFDYLNLHWYYINQSNWPAIEAAKRHDMGVFIISPSDKGGQLYSPSQKLVDLCYPLSPMVFNDLFCLSHPQVHTLSLGAAKPEDFNEHLKAVELLDKADEILPPILARLEDAAINKLGEDWFKTWHVGLPTIENTPGGINIYVILWLWNLAQAYDTIDYCKMRYNLLGNAGHWFPGQKADRLDELDLRRCLAHSPHAAKIPGILQAADRLFGGEAIQRLSQE
- the rpiA gene encoding ribose-5-phosphate isomerase RpiA, with translation MTTEQDPVKLMKQQVGFAAADRVQSGMIVGLGTGSTTAYTIQALGDRIKSGELKDIKGVPTSFQSEVLAKQYGVPLTTLDEIDRIDVAIDGADEVDPHLNLIKGGGAAHTREKVVDYLATQFIVVVDSSKIVDKLGSTFRVPIEVIPMALTPVMRAIEKLGGQPELRMGVKKAGPVITDQGNMVIDVKFDDIANPGEMEKSLNNIPGVLENGLFVDCTDLVLVGEIKDGKPVVREISK